A stretch of the Streptomyces sp. NBC_01428 genome encodes the following:
- a CDS encoding condensation domain-containing protein: MTTNRFARLPQREPITVVVDLGPGAAPVLELCGPLPATRIEAALDTITARHPDARAWKTDLDRPGPGRHTVRFSTTDGPERTDFPLGALADLLTRAGRGAFTTRHQNATLLQRELLAAADAHPGPGRQVEQASFDWHGPLDVPRFTTAWHSVFARESVLRTAFDDQSEGALIVHDRPDPQVVHLPHDSAEWHTLVASDRRRGIDPRRPAPLRVTLLGGESDEAADLARTGPARVLLTYHHALLDSWSVRLLVREFYRAYLAGGELPGGQRRPDMSDYTAWLATQDTTAAQDFFTHTDAGADDTDAVRVPPLFTDTAHRIEGRSRLRLTQEETARLADWAAHWGGGESTALQAVWSLLLYRAGRAEGPCHVRFATTTAGRGILFEGIERTPGALAGPLPQSVLVDPHATVPQLMTHLRDHCLDQAAYEWVTAGQIHAWTRRPAPPADTLLTFETLPHALSELDAELAAHGIEVEPPQTLGAHTAYPLTLTAHHDSGDRLVLTASYDQARFCEITELLAHAALLLRELPRGAGPDTTLGDVLALLTHLGTDPAPGPVPATEQESAPPPAVLRPPAHPRAATLALLQAPGRTRAFYDRIARAYPGPENLLLLAPLPAGGAHAATAARAAYDALAPHLRPGTGRPVLAAFCGDGVAACTLARLAAADGHQPRAVVLDTTATDPDDLAHRLAATTRPHP, from the coding sequence ATGACCACGAACCGTTTCGCCCGGCTGCCGCAGCGCGAGCCGATCACCGTCGTCGTGGACCTGGGACCCGGCGCCGCCCCCGTCCTGGAACTGTGCGGCCCCCTGCCCGCCACCCGCATCGAGGCCGCCCTCGACACCATCACCGCCCGCCACCCCGACGCCCGCGCCTGGAAGACCGACCTGGACCGGCCCGGACCCGGCCGGCACACCGTGCGGTTCTCCACCACGGACGGCCCCGAGCGGACCGACTTCCCCCTCGGCGCCCTGGCCGACCTCCTCACCCGCGCCGGCCGCGGCGCCTTCACCACCCGCCACCAGAACGCGACCCTGCTGCAACGCGAACTCCTGGCCGCCGCCGACGCCCACCCCGGACCCGGCCGCCAGGTCGAACAGGCCTCCTTCGACTGGCACGGCCCCCTGGACGTGCCGCGCTTCACCACCGCCTGGCACTCCGTGTTCGCCCGCGAATCAGTGCTGCGCACCGCCTTCGACGACCAGAGCGAAGGCGCCCTGATCGTCCACGACCGGCCCGACCCGCAGGTCGTCCACCTGCCGCACGACAGCGCCGAATGGCACACCCTCGTCGCCTCCGACCGGCGCCGCGGCATCGACCCCCGCCGCCCCGCCCCGCTGCGCGTCACCCTCCTGGGCGGCGAGAGCGACGAGGCCGCCGACCTCGCCCGCACCGGCCCCGCCCGCGTCCTGCTCACCTACCACCACGCCCTGCTCGACAGCTGGTCGGTACGCCTGCTGGTCCGCGAGTTCTACCGCGCCTACCTCGCCGGCGGCGAACTGCCCGGCGGACAGCGCCGCCCCGACATGAGCGACTACACCGCCTGGCTCGCCACCCAGGACACCACCGCGGCCCAGGACTTCTTCACCCACACCGACGCCGGCGCGGACGACACCGACGCGGTGCGCGTGCCACCGCTGTTCACCGACACCGCCCACCGCATCGAGGGCCGCTCCCGGCTGCGCCTGACCCAGGAGGAGACCGCCCGCCTCGCCGACTGGGCCGCCCACTGGGGCGGCGGCGAGTCCACCGCCCTGCAGGCCGTCTGGTCCCTGCTCCTCTACCGTGCCGGCCGCGCCGAGGGCCCCTGCCACGTCCGCTTCGCCACCACCACCGCCGGCCGCGGCATCCTCTTCGAGGGCATCGAACGCACCCCCGGCGCGCTGGCCGGCCCCCTGCCGCAGTCCGTCCTGGTCGACCCGCACGCCACCGTGCCCCAGCTGATGACCCACCTGCGCGACCACTGCCTGGACCAGGCCGCCTACGAATGGGTGACCGCCGGCCAGATCCACGCCTGGACACGCCGCCCCGCCCCGCCCGCCGACACCCTGCTCACCTTCGAGACCCTGCCGCACGCCCTGAGCGAACTGGACGCCGAACTCGCCGCCCACGGCATCGAGGTGGAGCCGCCCCAGACCCTCGGCGCCCACACCGCCTACCCGCTGACCCTGACCGCCCACCACGACAGCGGCGACCGCCTCGTGCTGACCGCCTCCTACGACCAGGCACGCTTCTGCGAGATCACCGAACTCCTCGCCCACGCCGCCCTGCTGCTGCGCGAGCTCCCCCGCGGCGCCGGCCCGGACACCACCCTCGGCGACGTCCTGGCCCTCCTCACCCACCTGGGCACCGACCCCGCCCCCGGCCCGGTCCCCGCCACGGAGCAGGAGAGCGCACCCCCGCCCGCCGTGCTGCGCCCGCCCGCCCACCCCCGCGCCGCCACCCTCGCCCTGCTCCAGGCACCCGGCAGGACCCGGGCCTTCTACGACCGGATCGCCCGCGCCTACCCCGGCCCCGAGAACCTCCTCCTGCTCGCCCCCCTGCCCGCCGGCGGCGCCCACGCCGCCACGGCCGCCCGCGCCGCCTACGACGCACTCGCCCCCCACCTGCGCCCCGGCACCGGCCGCCCGGTCCTGGCCGCCTTCTGCGGAGACGGCGTCGCCGCCTGCACCCTCGCCCGCCTCGCCGCCGCCGACGGACACCAGCCCCGCGCCGTCGTCCTCGACACCACCGCCACCGACCCCGACGACCTCGCCCACCGCCTCGCCGCAACCACCCGCCCCCACCCCTGA
- a CDS encoding Uma2 family endonuclease has protein sequence MDYQRMREYADQLLAASQSEPWKLEISGDQIVMMMSPVGRHLGLVRSLRVQLEAQLPGTNPGYLADGDTDLEDVSLGVRRVPDLMVFHEDLLERDEPARPGDVLMVCEVVSRANPENDYAGKLRDYPAMGIPHYLIVDPRTGTVHAHTEPYAAPEGPSYATHRQYPFGKSVEIGPWHIDTSRFTRYGDSGRGRDSR, from the coding sequence ATGGACTATCAGCGGATGCGTGAGTACGCCGACCAGCTGCTCGCCGCGTCCCAGAGTGAACCCTGGAAGCTTGAGATCAGCGGCGACCAGATCGTCATGATGATGAGCCCCGTCGGCCGGCACCTGGGCCTCGTACGGTCCCTGCGTGTGCAGTTGGAGGCCCAGCTTCCCGGGACGAACCCGGGGTATCTCGCCGACGGCGACACCGACCTGGAGGACGTTTCGCTGGGTGTGAGGCGGGTCCCCGATCTGATGGTGTTCCACGAGGACCTTCTCGAGCGAGACGAACCGGCCCGGCCGGGCGACGTTCTCATGGTCTGCGAGGTCGTCTCGCGGGCGAACCCGGAGAACGACTACGCGGGAAAGCTCCGCGACTACCCGGCCATGGGGATCCCGCACTATCTGATCGTCGACCCTCGCACAGGGACTGTCCATGCCCACACCGAGCCCTACGCCGCCCCTGAAGGCCCCAGCTATGCCACGCACAGGCAATACCCGTTCGGCAAAAGCGTCGAGATCGGCCCGTGGCACATCGACACCAGCCGGTTCACCCGCTACGGCGACAGCGGGAGGGGCCGTGACTCTCGCTGA
- a CDS encoding helix-turn-helix domain-containing protein: protein MTLAELRRSQGLTQVQVADLMKIQQSNVSRIERSPVHQLELATIQRYLGAVNADLRLIADFGGNRVELDIEAPAPG, encoded by the coding sequence GTGACTCTCGCTGAACTGCGCCGGTCCCAGGGGCTCACTCAGGTCCAGGTGGCGGACCTGATGAAGATCCAGCAGTCGAACGTCTCCCGGATCGAACGGTCCCCGGTCCATCAACTGGAACTGGCCACCATTCAGCGCTACCTCGGGGCCGTCAACGCCGACCTGCGCCTGATCGCCGATTTCGGCGGGAACAGGGTCGAGCTCGATATCGAGGCGCCCGCACCCGGCTGA
- a CDS encoding acyl carrier protein codes for MHDESQFPRPAASDGAHEQLLGSLVVVLADVLRITPERIDPEETFRLLGLGSLLSVQFVAALNGHYGTDVRADVLLDHPTPAALARHLARTVLPHAAAAAGGHPVPARPMASTALPAETHDDAVGPVLETLREELARILCCDPWDIHTEAAFALLGVDSVIASEFVAAVNRIYGLQEPAGTLYDHPDLVSLAVHIVAAAPPHQVPEILPALLGVTVPGAAPLGIGALLDAVRAGWLSIDDALGQLSHRD; via the coding sequence ATGCACGATGAAAGCCAGTTCCCCCGCCCGGCTGCCTCCGATGGGGCGCACGAGCAGCTGCTCGGCTCACTCGTCGTGGTCCTCGCCGACGTCCTGCGGATCACGCCGGAGCGGATCGACCCGGAGGAGACCTTCCGGCTGCTGGGCCTCGGCTCGCTGCTGTCCGTCCAGTTCGTCGCCGCGCTCAACGGCCACTACGGCACCGACGTGCGCGCCGACGTCCTGCTCGACCACCCCACGCCCGCCGCTCTGGCCCGTCACCTGGCGCGCACCGTGCTCCCGCACGCCGCGGCCGCCGCGGGCGGACATCCCGTGCCCGCCCGCCCCATGGCGTCCACCGCCCTGCCGGCGGAGACGCACGACGACGCGGTCGGGCCGGTGCTGGAGACGCTGCGCGAGGAACTCGCCCGCATCCTGTGCTGCGACCCCTGGGACATCCACACCGAGGCCGCCTTCGCCCTGCTCGGTGTCGACTCCGTCATCGCCTCGGAGTTCGTCGCCGCCGTCAACCGGATCTACGGGCTGCAGGAACCCGCCGGCACCCTCTACGACCACCCCGACCTCGTGAGCCTCGCGGTGCACATCGTCGCGGCCGCTCCGCCGCACCAGGTCCCCGAGATCCTGCCCGCCCTGCTGGGCGTGACGGTGCCGGGAGCCGCCCCGCTGGGCATCGGCGCCCTGCTGGACGCGGTGCGCGCCGGATGGCTGTCCATCGACGACGCGCTGGGCCAGCTCTCGCACCGGGACTGA
- a CDS encoding polyketide synthase, producing the protein MDVTADLMDEREVLTRFKAGRLERAQAVRILTALMSTGTARHPGPQQPLPAHGAHRPTGSGAGITQSPPAGLARNAAPAGEATPGQARSATPAPVNHPAPAAPARPPHAPARTTPAPAPTTPSAPARPAQDPSTPMAQDTCDPVGRPAGEARIRETGAVGADGPEADLDRYAVVGIAGRYPGAADLHLHWHNLREGRDTSCAGPLDRPGGPLLEPGLRGHFLAGAAEFDAEFFGLDPAEAALMDPQARLFQEIVWEALEDAGCTGSRLDRLTGPDGSPRAVGVFAGVSSADYALLAAQDWSRGRPMPAAGHGDLAAGLAARLRLSGPAHAVDSATTSALAAVHLAVGALRRGECAAAVAGGVELLLHPSRARDTAGEGAGALVLKPLARALADGDHIHAVLSDTTCPSPRPPAPSRQSGPPAPGPGVRESEATTARRIGDAGAATGIAALTSAVLQLRTATLAPAPGRPAAKAWPRPRTPHGQELPRTALVELAPAHGPRVTALLEEFPPPPTGPTTQPAPAQAPTPAHVPARVPGSGPEQAAAGEELVLLSAPTPAHLAALAARLADWIAPATTPPAEPIAPAGTEPADRTTPPTAPDTTPDGGAPATPASAPGPKPAPAPAVGAPASLGALARTLRTGRAALPCRLALTVRDLPRLHTALTRFAAQPHSTQSVQDVQGEGIVSADLRSAPHDPYALAGVPETGDYLAALWHAGRLEQLRRLWLSGLPVDWAALERRAGAGAMVVPLPPSPLLRRPLWLGDTHPTAAPADEAGRAGAAGESS; encoded by the coding sequence ATGGACGTCACAGCGGATCTCATGGACGAACGCGAAGTCCTCACCCGCTTCAAGGCGGGACGTCTGGAACGGGCACAGGCCGTCCGCATCCTCACGGCCCTGATGTCCACCGGCACCGCCCGGCACCCGGGCCCGCAGCAGCCGTTGCCCGCCCACGGTGCACACCGGCCGACCGGATCCGGGGCCGGCATCACGCAGTCCCCGCCGGCCGGCCTCGCCCGCAACGCGGCACCGGCGGGGGAGGCGACGCCGGGGCAGGCGCGGTCGGCGACGCCTGCCCCGGTGAACCACCCGGCCCCGGCCGCACCGGCCCGGCCCCCGCACGCGCCCGCACGGACCACACCCGCGCCCGCCCCCACCACGCCGTCCGCCCCGGCACGGCCGGCACAGGACCCCTCCACCCCGATGGCACAGGACACCTGCGACCCGGTGGGCCGGCCGGCGGGGGAGGCCCGCATCCGGGAAACAGGTGCCGTCGGCGCCGACGGACCCGAAGCGGACCTGGACCGGTACGCGGTGGTGGGGATCGCCGGACGCTACCCCGGCGCGGCCGACCTGCACCTGCACTGGCACAACCTGCGCGAGGGGCGGGACACCTCCTGCGCCGGGCCGCTGGACCGGCCCGGCGGACCCCTGCTCGAACCCGGCCTGCGCGGCCACTTCCTGGCCGGGGCAGCCGAGTTCGACGCGGAGTTCTTCGGACTGGACCCCGCCGAAGCCGCCCTGATGGACCCCCAGGCACGCCTGTTCCAGGAGATCGTCTGGGAGGCCCTGGAGGACGCCGGCTGCACCGGCTCCCGCCTGGACCGGCTGACCGGACCCGACGGCAGCCCCCGCGCCGTGGGCGTGTTCGCCGGCGTGAGCTCCGCCGACTACGCCCTGCTCGCCGCCCAGGACTGGAGCCGTGGCCGGCCCATGCCCGCCGCCGGCCACGGCGACCTCGCCGCCGGCCTCGCCGCCCGCCTCCGACTCAGCGGCCCCGCCCACGCCGTCGACAGCGCCACCACCTCCGCACTCGCCGCCGTGCACCTCGCCGTCGGCGCCCTGCGGCGCGGAGAATGCGCCGCGGCCGTCGCCGGCGGCGTCGAACTGCTGCTGCACCCCTCACGCGCCCGCGACACGGCCGGCGAGGGAGCCGGCGCCCTCGTCCTCAAGCCCCTCGCCCGGGCCCTCGCCGACGGCGACCACATCCACGCCGTACTCAGCGACACCACCTGCCCAAGCCCCCGACCCCCCGCACCCTCCCGGCAGTCCGGCCCGCCCGCCCCCGGCCCCGGCGTCCGCGAGAGCGAAGCGACGACCGCGCGCCGCATCGGCGACGCCGGCGCGGCCACCGGGATCGCGGCCCTGACCTCCGCCGTCCTCCAGCTGCGCACCGCCACCCTCGCACCCGCACCGGGCCGCCCCGCCGCCAAGGCCTGGCCCCGCCCGCGCACCCCGCACGGACAGGAACTGCCGCGCACCGCCCTCGTCGAACTCGCCCCCGCCCACGGCCCCCGCGTCACAGCCCTCCTCGAGGAGTTCCCGCCCCCGCCGACCGGCCCCACCACCCAGCCGGCACCCGCACAGGCACCGACACCTGCACACGTACCGGCACGGGTGCCGGGGTCCGGTCCGGAGCAGGCGGCGGCAGGTGAGGAACTCGTGCTGCTGTCCGCGCCCACCCCGGCCCACCTCGCGGCGCTGGCCGCCCGCCTCGCCGACTGGATCGCCCCCGCCACCACCCCACCCGCCGAGCCGATCGCCCCGGCCGGCACGGAACCCGCCGACCGCACCACCCCACCCACCGCCCCGGACACCACCCCCGACGGGGGCGCGCCCGCCACCCCGGCATCCGCCCCCGGCCCGAAGCCGGCCCCCGCACCCGCTGTGGGCGCGCCGGCCTCACTCGGCGCGCTGGCCCGGACCCTGCGCACGGGCCGTGCCGCACTGCCCTGCCGGCTCGCCCTGACCGTCCGCGACCTGCCCCGACTCCACACGGCACTGACCCGGTTCGCGGCCCAACCGCACAGCACGCAGAGTGTGCAGGACGTGCAGGGTGAGGGGATCGTCAGCGCCGACCTGCGCTCGGCCCCGCACGACCCCTACGCCCTCGCCGGTGTGCCCGAGACCGGCGACTACCTGGCCGCGCTGTGGCACGCCGGGCGGCTGGAGCAGCTGAGGCGGCTGTGGCTGTCCGGCCTGCCCGTCGACTGGGCCGCCCTGGAGCGGCGCGCCGGTGCCGGCGCCATGGTGGTGCCCCTGCCCCCGTCGCCTCTCCTGCGCCGTCCGCTGTGGCTGGGCGACACCCACCCCACCGCCGCCCCGGCGGACGAGGCCGGTCGGGCCGGTGCAGCGGGGGAGTCGAGCTGA